One Fibrobacter sp. UBA4297 DNA window includes the following coding sequences:
- a CDS encoding glycoside hydrolase family 11 protein: MMFGFRTLFALGLFGVFATGAFAQDFCNTATHSGESTVVTSNDINDIGNYSYELWADIGNNSATFYTDGSFSCEFNNVNDYLCREGIRYGMNSGLKYTDLGHLYADFKLTDPSFKSYSNVTYSYIGVYGWSQDPLIEWYIVDTWSPYRPNWIGKSTANCDECGLRGTITVDGATYEVYVDKVQRGSIEGDNTPFTQYFSVRKSKRSCGTIDITAHFDGWKSLGLELGNSMYEAKVLGEAGQYPENGNASGTLDFAYAKVYTSDTKTTSLSKFAPKTKPISNVQVFDLQGKKLGNVNANGDIKSAIKNKFHNTGVYMVKLGSAMKSISVK; this comes from the coding sequence ATGATGTTTGGTTTTCGTACCCTTTTCGCATTGGGTCTGTTTGGCGTTTTCGCCACGGGCGCTTTTGCTCAAGATTTTTGCAACACAGCAACCCACAGCGGCGAAAGCACGGTCGTCACCTCCAACGACATTAACGATATCGGTAACTACAGTTACGAACTCTGGGCCGACATCGGCAACAACTCCGCCACATTCTATACCGACGGTTCGTTCTCTTGCGAATTCAACAACGTGAACGATTACCTCTGCCGCGAAGGCATCCGCTACGGCATGAACAGCGGACTCAAGTACACTGACCTCGGACACCTTTACGCCGACTTCAAACTGACCGACCCGTCTTTCAAAAGCTATTCCAACGTGACTTACTCGTACATCGGTGTTTACGGCTGGTCGCAGGACCCGCTCATCGAATGGTACATCGTCGACACCTGGAGCCCGTATCGCCCGAACTGGATTGGCAAATCTACTGCAAACTGTGACGAATGCGGCTTGCGCGGCACCATCACCGTTGACGGCGCCACCTACGAAGTCTACGTCGACAAAGTCCAACGCGGTTCCATCGAAGGCGACAACACGCCCTTCACGCAGTACTTCAGCGTGCGTAAGAGCAAGCGTTCTTGCGGAACAATCGACATTACCGCCCACTTTGACGGATGGAAGAGCTTAGGACTTGAACTCGGCAACTCCATGTACGAAGCGAAGGTGCTCGGCGAAGCAGGCCAATACCCCGAAAACGGAAACGCCTCCGGCACACTCGACTTCGCCTACGCCAAGGTCTACACAAGCGACACCAAAACCACATCACTTTCAAAGTTTGCACCGAAAACAAAGCCCATCAGCAACGTACAGGTATTCGACCTGCAGGGCAAAAAACTCGGGAATGTGAACGCCAATGGCGATATTAAGAGCGCCATCAAGAACAAGTTCCACAACACGGGCGTTTATATGGTAAAGCTCGGCTCCGCAATGAAGAGCATCTCCGTGAAATAA
- a CDS encoding EI24 domain-containing protein, producing MEEENVSIAKQFKTGFAAYIKAIRLIRANKLTRYLLIPAILNIIVVVAFIFSGVGIGDWINGIIERSTENMNGWIHAGMVAIKIILPIVFFALFVFIGGTIVNILMSPIYTFLSEKTETILTGKEFPFDMKQTFRDVWRALRIAIRNTAKQLILTALCLLLNFIPVAGSIASLVLIFIINAYYFGVGFMDYTYERWRMSPKDSRNETHKLKFVAFANGAVYSLPLYLICGSFIAAFIGGVSTVAATISQLEFKEK from the coding sequence ATGGAAGAAGAAAACGTATCTATAGCAAAACAATTCAAGACCGGATTTGCCGCATACATCAAGGCCATCCGTCTTATACGCGCAAACAAGCTCACAAGATATTTGCTCATTCCCGCCATTTTGAACATCATTGTCGTGGTCGCGTTCATTTTCTCGGGCGTTGGCATTGGCGACTGGATTAACGGCATCATTGAGCGCAGCACCGAAAACATGAACGGATGGATTCACGCCGGCATGGTCGCCATCAAGATCATTCTCCCGATCGTATTCTTTGCGCTGTTCGTTTTCATTGGCGGAACGATTGTCAATATTTTGATGTCGCCCATTTACACGTTCCTCTCCGAAAAGACCGAAACCATCCTCACCGGGAAAGAATTCCCGTTTGACATGAAACAAACTTTCCGCGACGTTTGGCGAGCCCTCCGCATTGCCATCCGCAACACAGCCAAGCAGCTCATCTTGACCGCACTTTGTCTTTTGCTGAACTTTATCCCAGTTGCAGGGAGCATCGCTTCACTTGTCCTAATTTTCATCATCAATGCGTATTACTTTGGCGTTGGATTCATGGACTATACTTACGAGCGCTGGCGCATGTCGCCTAAAGACAGCCGCAACGAAACACATAAACTAAAATTCGTCGCATTTGCAAACGGGGCGGTTTATTCGTTACCGCTATACCTCATCTGTGGCTCGTTCATCGCCGCATTTATCGGAGGCGTTTCGACGGTAGCAGCAACGATTTCGCAATTAGAATTCAAAGAAAAATAG
- a CDS encoding DUF975 family protein, whose product MEALDTAKIKQIAWDKLDGKWSQAAVAVLVFILISIVIDIPSAFFEKDSTGRSVWNIIETPFALGLDIGLYAYFLNFTRNKETPLKRLVVGFTSGWGFYFNLICTQILALLLICLWGLLLIVPGIMKAFSYSLIYFIILDHPEYSHFEVLRKSSDMMYGHRMELFVLCLRFIPWILLGIVTCGIGFLWVCPYMTTAFCEFYQQLKAKNEDVPEVATLA is encoded by the coding sequence ATGGAAGCATTAGATACAGCAAAAATCAAACAAATTGCATGGGATAAACTCGATGGCAAATGGAGCCAGGCAGCTGTAGCCGTCCTCGTGTTTATACTCATTTCTATAGTAATCGACATCCCTTCGGCATTCTTCGAAAAAGACTCCACCGGCAGAAGCGTCTGGAATATTATAGAAACACCTTTCGCCCTAGGCCTTGACATTGGCCTTTACGCTTATTTCCTGAACTTTACGCGCAACAAAGAAACTCCTCTCAAGCGATTGGTCGTTGGTTTTACTAGCGGATGGGGCTTTTATTTCAATCTCATATGTACCCAGATTTTGGCATTATTGCTCATCTGTCTATGGGGTTTACTTTTGATTGTCCCCGGCATCATGAAGGCTTTTTCTTATTCCCTGATTTACTTCATCATTTTAGACCATCCTGAATATTCGCATTTTGAAGTCCTGCGCAAAAGCAGCGACATGATGTACGGCCACCGCATGGAACTGTTCGTCCTCTGCTTGCGATTCATTCCCTGGATTCTCTTGGGAATTGTAACTTGCGGCATCGGGTTCCTGTGGGTTTGCCCTTACATGACAACCGCTTTCTGCGAATTCTATCAGCAGCTGAAAGCCAAGAACGAAGACGTTCCTGAAGTTGCAACGCTCGCATAA